One Ranitomeya imitator isolate aRanImi1 chromosome 1, aRanImi1.pri, whole genome shotgun sequence DNA window includes the following coding sequences:
- the SPATA4 gene encoding spermatogenesis-associated protein 4 has product MTSYSEAPKKSGVPRDVLKWLQSLDLSVFPKSFRRDLSNGYITAEIFSWYYPDDIQMHSFENGTSLPAKLGNWSLLEKFFMKKKLNVSKELIDGTIHCKPGAAEILVQEIYVMLTHRRVKTIQDNEVDFTDRHYQDGLPMVARSTATKAVKSNITLSEILAEPDMDVNKQKVQAVLDIHLQQRQQDRIADPKRFNVKPSLGERAIRLMPSSNQNQSESSLTNRSSSSSLSSGSSQTDIRSKTSVSFKEIKVNQGDRSYVSSSVSSASPSTLSAP; this is encoded by the exons ATGACGTCATATTCCGAGGCCCCGAAAAAGAGCGGGGTCCCCAGAGACGTGCTGAAATGGCTGCAGAGCCTGGACCTCAGCGTCTTCCCCAAGAGCTTCCGAAG AGACCTCTCGAATGGATATATCACCGCAGAGATCTTCTCCTGGTATTACCCCGATGACATCCAGATGCATTCGTTTGAAAATGGAACTTCACTCCCTGCAAAATTAGGGAACTGGTCACTACTAGAGAAG TTCTTCATGAAGAAGAAACTAAATGTTTCCAAGGAATTAATCGATGGGACAATACACTGCAAACCTGGAGCAGCTGAGATCCTGGTGCAAGAAATCTATGTAATGTTAACGCACAGAAG GGTCAAAACCATCCAGGACAATGAAGTAGACTTCACAGATCGACATTACCAGGATGGCCTGCCTATGGTGGCACGGTCTACAGCAACAAAAGCCGTGAAATCCAATATCACCCTGAGCGAAATCCTGGCCGAGCCAGACATGGACGTCAACAAGCAGAAGGTGCAAGCAGTGCTCGATATCCACCTGCAGCAGAGACAGCAGGACCGGATTGCCGACCCAA AAAGATTTAATGTGAAACCATCACTTGGCGAGCGCGCCATTCGTCTCATGCCTTCATCTAATCAAAACCAAAGCGAGAGCAGTCTAACAAACAGGTCCtcgtcctcctccttgtcctccggcTCTA GTCAGACTGATATCAGAAGTAAAACAAGTGTCAGTTTCAAAGAAATCAAAGTGAACCAAGGAGATAGAAGCTACGTGTCCTCCAGCGTGAGCTCAGCATCACCCTCCACATTAAGTGCACCTTGA